The DNA segment TGGACAAGCGTTCGCTCTCCATGCCCCGGAATGGGTCGGCGGCGTTGCGTCAGTTTACATTGACATCGGCCGTGTGCAATTCTAGGTTGATGCCATGCGAACCCTTTCCCTGATGCTATTGGTGTTTCTGACGGCCTGTGCCGCCCCGTCCGCGACCCGCTCGGCCGGGTCATCACCCCATAATCATACAGCCGCAAAGCCCGCCGCCGGCAACGACGCCCCGACCGCCGACAGCGGGGCGATCATCGCTCTCGTCGATGGCAAGCCCGTCCGCTGGTCCGCCCTGTTGCCCATGCTCGTCGAGTCGGCCGGCGGGTCGGCGCTGGGCGAATGGGTGCTGGATCGGCAGATCGAACGGGCGCTGGCCGAGCAGCATGTGACCCTCACGCAGGCCGACCTGGACCGCGAAAAGCAGTACCTCGCCGAGCAGCTTTCGCCCGACGCCAACGAGGCGATCCGCCTGCTCAATCAACTGCGCGACGACCGCGGGCTGGGCCCGGTGCGCTTCAACCTGCTGCTTAAGCGCAACGCCGGGCTGCGACGGCTGGTGCAGCCGGACGTGTCGGTCAACGAAGCCATGATCGGGCAGGCCTACGAGCAGCAGTACGGCGTCAAGACGGTGGCGCGGCTGATTCTCGTGCCATCGCTGACCGAAGCCGGGGCTTTGCTCAATCGCCTCCACGCCGGCGAATCGTTCATCGATCTGGCCATCGACGTCAGCAAGGACGCCAGCCGGGCGCAGGGCGGGCTCCTCCCGCCGATCTCCGCTCAGGACGCCACGTTCCCCAAGGGCATTCGCGATGTCGCCGTCCGCCTTGAGCCGGGTCAGGTGTCCGAGCCGATCGCTGTCGAAGGCGGATTTGCCATCCTGAAGTGCGAGCGTAAGATCAGTGCTCAAGCCGTGCCGCTGGCGCAGGTGCATGACGATCTGGCCCGGCAGCTTCGGCTCAGCGTGGAACGCTCGCTGATGCAGAGAAAAGCCCGCGTGCTGCTGGAGCAGGCGCAGGTCACCGTACTCGACGCCGAAATGGACCGGGCGTGGAAACAGCAGAAAAAAGAGATGGTCGGTCAAGAGAAATGACCAATGACCAAGCCCCAGGGAAATGACCAATGACCAAATCCCAATGACCCATGGAGGAACGGCCTGCGGCCTCCCCCCATTGCGGTATTTAAGGATTCGGACATTCCCTTGGTCATTGTTCATTTCCCTATAATTGCCTGTTTGCTGACAAACGCGCGATTCGTCCGATTGGAAACACTATGGATATCCAACTCAGCCACCGCATGGATCGTCTGCCCGCCTACCTGCTGGGCAAGATCAAGAAGATGACGTACGAACGTCGCCGGCTTGGTCATGACGTGATCGATCTGAACATGGGCAACCCCAGCGATCCGACGCCCCCGGCGATCGTCGAGAAGCTGCGCGAGGCCGTCACCGACCCCCGCAATCAGCGCTACAGCGCTTCCGCCGGCATCTACAACCTCCGCCGCGAAGTCGCCCGCAAGTACAAGCGGCTCTACGACGTGGACCTCGATCCGAACGGCGAAGTCATCGCCACCATCGGCTCCAAAGAGGGCTTCTCGCACCTGTGCCTGGCGCTGCTGGGCCCCGGCGACACGGCGATCGTCACCAAGCCGGCCTTCGCCATTCATACCTACGCCGTCGTCCTCGCCGGCGCGAACGTCATCGGCGTCGAACTCGGCAATGACGCCGCCTTCCTCGAACGCGTCGAGAACGTCATCACCCACATGGAGCCCAAGCCCAAGGTGATGATCCTCAACTTCCCGAATAACCCGACGACGATGTGCGTCGATCTGGCGTTCTGGGATGAAGTCGTGGCGATGGGCAAGCGGCACAACATCATGGTCATCTCCGACTTCGCCTACGGCGAGACCTGCTTCGACGGATACAAAGCCCCGTCGTTCATGCAGGCCAAGGGCGCCAAGGACGTCGGCGTCGAGTTCACCACGATGAGTAAGTCCTACAACATGGCCGGCTGGCGCATCGGGTATTGCGTGGGCAATGCCAAAATGATCGACGCGCTGGCCACGATCAAGGGCTACTACGACTACGGCATCTTCCAGGCGATCCAGATCGCTTCGATCATCGCCATGCGCGAGCATGACGAAACGGTCATTGAGCAGGCGAAGATTTACGAGGGCCGGCGCGATGCGCTGGTGCGCTGTGTGCGCAAACTCGGCTGGGACGTCGAGCCGCCCAAGGCGACGATGTTCGTCTGGGCCAAAGTGCCGACCGAACATCTGGGCCCCTACGGCGGCAGCACGGTCGATTTCTGCCTCGACATGATCGAGAAGGCCGACGTGGCCATGTGCCCCGGCGGCGCGTTCGGCAACGAAGGCGAGGGCTATGTCCGTATCGCCATGGTCGAAAACGAACACCGCATCCGCCAGGCCTTCCGCAACCTCGAACGCGTCCTCAACAAACCCGCAACCTCCGCGGCTTCGTGAACTGTTTTTCGATCAGTTCGTATCCGCATCCGGCGTCGTATCGGGCGCGGGGGCGGTCGTCGGGCCGCCCGGCGCGCCGGGCTGGTCAAAGTCGATGAATGCGCCATTCGTGAACCGGGCTTTGACGTAGATCGTCACATCATGATCCCTGTGCACATTCACGCGACCGCCGATGGCGGCGCCGGCTTCGTTGTACGTGAACGTCACCAGATAAATGTCCTTGTTGAGTTCGATCGGCTCGCTCTTGAGCGCCTCGATGTACGGCGGCATGCCGATCTGAAGCGCCGGGGCCTTGGCGCGCCGGCTCTCTAGCGAACCGACGCGCACGAACTGCTCGGCATTGATCTCCGTCGGCAGCTTGATGACGATGTCGCCTTCGCTCTCCGTGCCGAGGTTCGCCAGCAGCTTCGTCAGCTCCGGCTTGGCCGCGCCGCGGGTCCATCGCTCGGTCCAGACATAAGCCGTGTACTGCGTCGAGGGCACACGGTAGTGGAACTTCCACATCCACAGCCGCTCGATGTCCACCAGGTCCTGCCCGTCGACGGGCACGCGTTCGACCATCGGCGACTTGTCCGGTTCGGGCGGCTTGGCCGGGGCCGGCGGGGGCAACTCCGCGATGCGCTTGGCCACCGCCTGATCAACCACCGCCTTGATCTGGCTCACATCGAGTTGAAGCGGCGCGGTTTCGTCGGTCGCCGTCGTCGTCGCCGCCGGATGCGAGCTGATCCCGTTGATCACCGCGAACACCACCACCGCCAACGTCAACGCCATGATAATCGCAAGCACTTGTGCCTTGGACATGGGCCCCACCTTTCGTACATCACTCTACAGCCGAATCTTGCGTCAGACAATCGGAAGCTCACAGCGGTCAGGCGTCAGGTTTCAGCAGATGCTGACTGTTGACACCTGACCGCTGATACCTCTCTCACGCCACCCCGACCTGCGAGACGGCGGCGAGCACCGCTTCATGAAGATGCCCGTTGCTGACGATGACGCCACGGTTGGTCGCCAGTTCGCGCCCGTGGGTGAAGTCCAGCGGGGCGCCGGCGACGTCCGTCACTTTTCCGCCCGCCTCGGTGACGACCAGCGCGCCGGCGGCATGGTCCCAGATCTTCTCGCGGTAGTCCGCCCGCGTCGGCAGACGCAGATACACATCCGCCACCCCCTGCGCCACCGCGGCGTACTTGGCTTGACTGTCCATCCGCACCGGGCCTTCGGTGATCGAAAGAAGCTCTGCGATCCGAGCGGCGTCGTCGTGCGAACTGTGCCCCGACTCGACCGATTCGCAGAAGCGCGCCCGAGCCGCGTGCATCGTCGGCGTGACATGGATCGGCGTCCGCGCGGCATCGGGCGCCAGCGACTGCGCCCAGGCGCCCTGACCGCGAATCGCTGTGAGAATCTGTCCGCCCTTGAGGTTCGGGCACGCCAGCGCCGCCACCGTGATCTTCCCATCGACGATCAGCGCCAGCGCCACCGCGTACTGCTCACGCCGCAGAAAACCCTTCGTCCCGTCGATCGGATCCAGCGTCCAGAAGCGGCTCGCGTAGTCGTTGGCCCCGCCGTAGTCGATCCACGCGCAGGCGTCGTCGGCCGTCGCGCCGGGGCGGGCGGCCCCGACGTGCTGCGTCACCTTCCTGAGCAACTCCGCATTGCCCGGCTGGCGGAGTTCATCGGCGTTTTCCTCGGCGATGATGGGGTCGTTCGGGAAGGCGGCATGGATTGCTCGGCAGACCAGCGCCTGCGAGCCGAAGTCGGCGACGGTGACGGGGCTCTTGTCCTTTTTGCTCAGCACGTCGGGCGTGATCTGTGCAGCGACCGCCTCGCAGAGCCGCGCCGCTTCGCTTACCGCCGCCGTCGCGGCCGCCAGTTCCGGTTGGTAGTTGTGACTCATGGCGCTGAGAATACTGGACGGGGGCGATTTTGAACAGCGGCGGGGCGGCTAGCCGATAACATCAGGAACGTGTCCACACCCTGGCATGTCATTCTGCACGACGGCGGGCCCGCGAGTCTCGTCGCCCTCGCCTCGCACGCGGAGCATCCGCGGCTGCTGGCGGTGTACATTCACGACGGCCGGGCCAACGATGCGCGGGCGCACGCCTGTTTCACCCAGCAGTGCGAACACTACAACATCGCGCGGAAGCTGGAGCTGACGCTGGGGCATTTGTCGGCTTCGAACGATCCGAACTCGATCGAGCCGGGCGTCGGGCCGCGCGTCCCGCTGGCGGACATGCAGGAGTTGCTCGCCGCCTGCGGGCTGGCGCTTCAGCTTCACGCCGAACGCCTCCTCTGGCCCATTCAGGCGCAGGTGGACTTTGACTGGATCGCGCGCGTGACGGAGACGGTGCAGCTCGTGCAGCAGATGGTGCGGATCGAGCGCGATGCGGACCTCGTGATCGAGACGCCGCTGCTTGAAATGACGGACAAGCAGCTTGTGGAGATCGGTCATCAGATGGATGTGCCGTGGCAGATGGCGCGAAGCTGCGAGGGCAAGGCCGCCACGCCGTGCGGGCACTGCGCCGGGTGCAACAAGCGTCACGCCGCCTTCACCGAAGCGGCGATCGAAGACCCGCTCCAGCTCGCCTCGGCGTAAAGCCGGCGGCGTGCATCATGTGAAAAATCGGGTATGCTCAATGCAGGAGGTCGCCGCCATGGTGGACGTCAGGGAAATCGCGTCGCGCATCGATCACACCATCCTCAAAGCCGAGGCCACCCTCGCGCAGGTCGACAAGGTCGTCGCCGAGGCAAGGCAGCATCAGTTCGCCAGCGTGTGCATCAATCCGATCTACGTGCCGCATGTGCACCATGCCCTCAAGGGCAGCGGCGTCAAGACATGCACGGTCATCGGCTTCCCCCTCGGCGCCAACACGGCGGGAATCAAGGCCGCCGAGGCCGCCGCGGCGATCGAGCACGGGGCCGACGAAATCGACATCGTGGCGTACCTGCCGAATCTGCTCAACAACGACGCCGCCGCGGCGCGGGCCGAGCTGGAGGAAATCGTCTACGCCGCCCGCCAGGCGCGGCAGGATGTGATCATCAAGGTCATCGTCGAGTCGTCGCTCCTGATGGACGGCATCAGCGACAATCTCGCCGAACAGCGCATCGAGACGGCCTGCAAGGCGGTGCGCGAAGCGGGCTGCGATTTCATCAAGACGTCCACCGGTTTTCACGCCACCGGCGGCGCCACCGTCGCGGCGGTCACGTTCATGAAACGGCACGCCGGCGGCCTCAAGGTCAAGGCCTCCGGCGGCATCCGCAACCGCGACGACGCCGTCCGCATGATCGAACTCGGCGCCGACCGCCTCGGGTGCAGCGCCGGCGTCGCGATCGTCACCGGCGCAACGTCCAGCGCCAAGTACTGAATCACATCGCGATCACATCGTCGTCAAGGCGATAGACGATCCAATACAGAATGATGCCCATCTGCACGAGATTGGGCAGCGTCAAACCCAGCGCGGGCAAGATGCCGACGATGTACACCTGGTAGTTGAACGCCGCGGCGATGGTGAACGCCAGCCCCAGCGCGAAGATCGCCGTCAAGTCGAATCGCCCCCGATACCCGCGCCGCAACCGGGCGTACTCGGCGAAGAACTGATAGACGAGGGCGAGATAGATGACGATGCTCATGAAGCTGAATTCATCGAGGATTTCGACCGCGCCCAGCGCGTCGTAGAGTCCGTGCGCGACGACGACGCCGAAGAAAACGATCAGGAAGTCCTCCGCACGTTTCGTCGGCTCGAGGATCAGATGGCACAGCGCCAGACCGGTCAGGGCGGTGGCGGTGATGTGGAAGAAGTTGGCGGTGACGAAGCGGAGTCCCGCCGCCGCGCCCAGCGAGCCGAAGTAATAATTGACGTTCTCCTCCATGGCGAACCCGAGTCCGACGCAGCCGGCGACGATGAGCCATTCGATCGGCTTGTTGCGCCGCACCAGCCACGGCGCCAGCGGCGCAAAGCACAAGAGCTTGCAAAGCTCCTCGCGCAGCCCGACGCTCGCC comes from the Planctomycetota bacterium genome and includes:
- a CDS encoding 3'(2'),5'-bisphosphate nucleotidase, giving the protein MSHNYQPELAAATAAVSEAARLCEAVAAQITPDVLSKKDKSPVTVADFGSQALVCRAIHAAFPNDPIIAEENADELRQPGNAELLRKVTQHVGAARPGATADDACAWIDYGGANDYASRFWTLDPIDGTKGFLRREQYAVALALIVDGKITVAALACPNLKGGQILTAIRGQGAWAQSLAPDAARTPIHVTPTMHAARARFCESVESGHSSHDDAARIAELLSITEGPVRMDSQAKYAAVAQGVADVYLRLPTRADYREKIWDHAAGALVVTEAGGKVTDVAGAPLDFTHGRELATNRGVIVSNGHLHEAVLAAVSQVGVA
- the deoC gene encoding deoxyribose-phosphate aldolase yields the protein MVDVREIASRIDHTILKAEATLAQVDKVVAEARQHQFASVCINPIYVPHVHHALKGSGVKTCTVIGFPLGANTAGIKAAEAAAAIEHGADEIDIVAYLPNLLNNDAAAARAELEEIVYAARQARQDVIIKVIVESSLLMDGISDNLAEQRIETACKAVREAGCDFIKTSTGFHATGGATVAAVTFMKRHAGGLKVKASGGIRNRDDAVRMIELGADRLGCSAGVAIVTGATSSAKY
- a CDS encoding aminotransferase class I/II-fold pyridoxal phosphate-dependent enzyme; the encoded protein is MDIQLSHRMDRLPAYLLGKIKKMTYERRRLGHDVIDLNMGNPSDPTPPAIVEKLREAVTDPRNQRYSASAGIYNLRREVARKYKRLYDVDLDPNGEVIATIGSKEGFSHLCLALLGPGDTAIVTKPAFAIHTYAVVLAGANVIGVELGNDAAFLERVENVITHMEPKPKVMILNFPNNPTTMCVDLAFWDEVVAMGKRHNIMVISDFAYGETCFDGYKAPSFMQAKGAKDVGVEFTTMSKSYNMAGWRIGYCVGNAKMIDALATIKGYYDYGIFQAIQIASIIAMREHDETVIEQAKIYEGRRDALVRCVRKLGWDVEPPKATMFVWAKVPTEHLGPYGGSTVDFCLDMIEKADVAMCPGGAFGNEGEGYVRIAMVENEHRIRQAFRNLERVLNKPATSAAS